In Dama dama isolate Ldn47 chromosome 9, ASM3311817v1, whole genome shotgun sequence, the following proteins share a genomic window:
- the LOC133061560 gene encoding olfactory receptor 1361-like, protein MAEVGANLTLVSEFLLLGLSEDPKQQQLLFILFLSMYLVTQLGNMSIILAITTDIRLHTPMYFFLANLAFVDICFTSTTIPKMLANHVSGHKGIPYAGCLAQMFFFIWFAGIDSFLLTAMAYDRYAAICHPLHYAMSVTPQLCSLLVAASWTAAFGNALTHTVLLTRLSFCTHNRIPHFFCDLSPLLKLACSDTFLNNAMVYTVGALPIITPFVGILVSYTRIFAAVLRIPSTRGKRKAFSTCGSHLSVVSLFYGTIIGVYFSPMSSHAAQKDTVAAVMYTVVTPMLNPFIYSLRNSDIKGALGALISRRPVFIQ, encoded by the coding sequence ATGGCTGAAGTTGGGGCAAATCTCACCCTGGTCTCTGAGTTCCTGCTCCTGGGCCTCTCGGAGGACCCCAAGCAACAGCAGCTGCTGTTCATACTCTTCCTGAGCATGTATCTGGTCACGCAACTGGGGAACATGTCCATTATCCTGGCCATCACCACTGACATCCGGCTCCACacgcccatgtacttcttcctggccAATCTGGCCTTCGTGGACATTTGcttcacctccaccaccatccccAAGATGCTGGCCAACCACGTGTCAGGACACAAAGGGATTCCTTATGCTGGCTGCCTGGCCCAGATGTTCTTCTTCATCTGGTTCGCTGGCATCGACAGCTTCCTGCTGACcgccatggcctatgaccgctatgcgGCCATCTGTCACCCTCTACACTATGCCATGTCTGTGACACCACAGCTCTGTAGCCTCCTGGTGGCAGCGTCCTGGACTGCAGCCTTCGGGAATGCCCTGACCCACACAGTACTACTGACCCGTCTCTCATTCTGCACCCACAACCGGATCCCCCATTTCTTCTGTGACCTGAGCCCTCTGCTGAAGCTCGCCTGCTCTGACACCTTTCTCAACAATGCAATGGTATACACTGTGGGCGCCCTGCCTATCATCACCCCCTTTGTGGGCATCTTGGTCTCCTACACACGCATCTTTGCTGCCGTGTTAAGGATCCCGTCCACGAGAGGCAAGCGGAAGGCTTTCTCTACCTGTGGCTCTCATCTCTCCGTGGTGTCCCTGTTCTACGGCACAATCATTGGGGTTTATTTCAGCCCCATGTCCTCCCATGCAGCCCAGAAGGACACAGTCGCTGCAGTGATGTACACGGTGGTCACCCCTatgctgaaccccttcatctacagcCTACGCAACAGCGACATAAAGGGCGCCTTGGGGGCCCTCATCAGCAGGAGGCCAGTTTTTATTCAGTGA